GCCTGGAAGCAGACGCCTACAGGCTACAGCATCTTTATCGTTATTTGTGCGTGTCTTTGTCTCACAAAGGCAATTTGTCTGAATCTTTATATTGTTTGCATATGTCTCCAACCTGTGTAGTTAGCAGTTTGTTAAAACGTGtgaatgatgtgtgttttccaggtAAAAGGTCAGTGGATGGAATAATCCAGTGGATGCAGCGTCGTGCCGGCCCTGGAGCTCCAGTCCTCGACTCTGTAGACTCTGCAGCTCAGTTCATCGACGCCCATAACATCACTGTTGTTGGATTCTTCAAAgtacgtttgtttgtttgtttgtttgttttctgtttaaccACATACGGCTTTACTATTAAACCAAGCGCGCATCTGTacatttttactatttattgttttcctactatttcttcttgttcctcctccagagtgttgaaagtgaagcagccAAGGTGTTGAAGGAAGCTTACTTCGACATGACTGACACGGAGTTGGCTGTTACAGAGACTCCTGAAGTTTTTCAGAAATATGAGGTGAAAGCCGACACGGTGGTGCTTTTCAAAAAGGTAAGAGGATTTactgagaggcagagagtcCTCGGTTTTATAGAAAAAGAGCTCAAGGCAGCAAGAGACCTAGATGGTGTTAACTTTGCTGCCACCTGGCGTTTAAACACAGCACATACACGCTCCTGGTTAAGATTCAAATCTGTCCATAgagcagtaaaaaaatatatttgaaaggGGTTTCTAATGTAAGAGATTTATAGTTTAGTTTAGAATGAACACAAGGCCTGCGTCAATCACGACTGGACATATAGAGCATGATAATTGAACAAATGTGCATGAAAATAAGAGCAGGggttttcaacgtttttcaggccaaggactcatAAACTGATGAGAAATTaagttaagtagggaccccctacctactatattgTTCTATAttaactcagcctagtgctatttataaatatacattattattattctcattttgcatttaataatatGCTATTCAAattatacacaggttcaaatattcagaaacataaacatacctgacatcttctcttctgctaatattgtagtGTGCTTTTTGATTTCACCTGACAGAGCCAGTGTTTAATATGCAACCTCGTGATTGGCTCCgcagtgatgggggcggggcctactgtgtacagtagcttagattgacaggtctagtgtggtgctctgtgtgaaacggtgcactgttgagacagctcctgtatcactgaatgagtgaagtgctgactgaaaaatGACGTGTTCAgccttcatttatccctttactcaTATATGTTGTTatcatgtttatgtgtataaaaaaaatgtaacttgtgagggaaaatttttaaaaatgtatcaaaaacgtctaatcaaccaaagaccccttgttgaaaacctatgaaATATAGTATTAATTATTTTGATCATGGATCACCACGGTTCAATTAATACATTTCAGTTAATACCTTagttaataaaatatgataaattaGAAGAATATTCCCATTAGAAAAGCCCGGGAGGTCACTAGCATTAGGCATCACAAACTGCTTGTGTTACTGTAACtgcatgaataaatgtattgattttACAGAGATCTAAAAACTCAAATAGTAGCGGTTTAGTTTCTTCAACTAATGAGCTGATCGACTAAAGCCCTCAGTGTAGGCCTTCAGTTAAACTGACGTCAgagtgcgtttgtgtgtttgccagtTCGATGACGGCCGAGCGGAATTTGTGTTGTCAGAAGACGGGAAGCTGGACAAAACTAATCTGACAAACTTCATCAAGAAAAACAGCCTGGAGCTGATCATCCCGTTCAGTCAGGAGGtaacacacgcatgcacgcaaaAACGCGTAACAACAAAGTATGAAATGGTGCTGAGGTTGCGTGTGTGAATTTTCAGTCGGCAGACAAGATCTTCACCTCTGACGTCCGCCTGCACAGCCTGCTGTTCATCAACTCCACTGTGAAGAGTCAGACGAGCCTGGTGGACGAGGCCAGGGTTGTTGCCAAAGACTTCAAGGGCAAGGTAacagcatgtgcatgtgtgtgtggttagtcagttgtgtgttttgtgttattggGCCGTAAATATGTTTGCACACATTGCAGGGATTTGACATCCATTCGGGGACTAAATTAAAATCCCCATGATCAAAACCGTTTGATGTGAAGGTGAAGTCAGTGTCACGTCTACTGAAAGTGATGAAAACcccacgtctgtgtgtgtttgtgtgtgttatatagATGTTGTTTATTGTGATTGACGTGACAGCAGCCCTGACACACGTGCTGAAATACTTCGGTGTGTCCGAGGACGACGCCCCGACTGCGCGCATCATCAATATGGATTCAGGGAAGAAGTTCAACATTGTCTCCAAGGACTTAACGGTAGATTCACTGCGACAGCTGTGCCAGGAGGTCGTGGATGGCACTGCCAAGGTAACGCATGCAGTCGCATACACACGCACATTTATAAATTCAGTCACGCCGCACTATTAATCCCTGTAACCCGGCCTGTTGTTGCTGTGCTGCAGCCCTACTATCGGTCTGAGGACGTCCCTGAGGACTGGGACAAAAACCCAGTTAAAATCCTGGTGGGAAAGAACTTTGAGTCCGTTGCTTTGGACCAGAAGAAAAACGTTTTTGTGGAGTTTTGTGAGTCACTTtgcttatttttgttgtttttaatgtccaCGTGAAAAAGAGATTCCCTATATTCAGTCAGTAACAGCTGCAAAATTGGAAAACTAAACCAAACGACTTCGATCAAGAAGAGACACGTGTGATAATACtaaattgacatttttaaagctgTGAATTAGAGACTCTGTGGTATTGATGACTTTGAACCACATGTTCCACTCTGTGCAGCCGTATCAGTGAGCGTGCCTGGTCCTATTATAGGGACCTCCAGGGTGGGACAGATTAAAAACCTGCATGAGACTTTGTGCAATCACTgaaacattcattattattattatcacattcAGTCATAATGTCTGGTCATATTTTCAGACCTTCTTTGACTTAGTTCCTCCCGCACTCGCAATTACACTCAAGTGGTGGGAATGAGGTGCGCTTCGAGTCTTCTTATGaattttaaagaataaatgtACTTGGTTACAGCGTGGGTGttctttttatagtttttaatcattttttattagattttttccccctacaaaactaaacaaagaaaatctagACGGTATTAAAAAGGTGCTCATAACaaccaaaacaaccaaaaaaaatgtatatatatataaaaaaaaactgatccaaCCAatgagagaaggaaaaaatgcTGGTCTTTACAACTCTAGGACATAAACCTGATTAACAAAGTTACAACCTAACGACAAcattaatgcaaaagcagagcAATGTGAtgcaactccaaaaaaaaaaaaatcatattgaGTCCAGGTATTTCATTAAGGGACCCCAAGATTCTTCCCATTTATGTTGACACTTGTCACAGTTATTAAACCGTAGTTTCTCCATGTGAATAACTGGAACAAGCTCATGCGGTCAGTTTCAAGGTGGGGTAGGTGCTTCCCAGCCTTTGAGGATAAGCCCAGTGTCTGATGTGGCCACACTCGCACATGTTCGTATTTAAACCTCAGCTCCCAACCAGTGCCTTCAAATTGAAGGAGCCAttcagatgagtggtgaaacatcttcacaaaagtcttttctttaaagtttttggatataccatgacctgagTGACAGCGAACCTAAACAGTCTAAACAGTCCACTAACAGGACGCATGTACTGTCTGTCTGCGTAGACGCTCCGTGGTGCGGACACTGCAAGGAGCTGGCTCCCGTCTGGGACCAGCTGGGGGAGAAATATGCCGACCACGACGACATCATCATAGCCAAGATGGACGCCACAGCCAACGAAGCGGAGTCCGTTGAGGTCGATGGATTTCCAACCATCAAATATTTTCCAGCCGGTGGCAAAGAGGTACAAACAACGCACGCACAGactcacacaaagacacacacacacacacaaggacacacacggatcagcttctcatttctttctttttgtctcagCCCATCACCTACACTGGTAAGAGAGATCTGGAGACGTTTATAAAGTTCCTGGACAACGGAGGAGTGTTGCCCAAggagagtgaagaggaggatgatgatgatgatgatgatgatgatgaagatggagacGGAGACGACGCCAATGATGATAGCAAGGTCTGTGTTTACGCTGCTTCtcgttttctttttaccttAGGTGTGGCTTCACTCACAAatagttttctttctgtttcaggaGGCTGATGAGTCTGCAGAGGTACCGAGCAACGAGACATCCAAGGATGAGCTGTAATGTCCCTCACCGGCCAATCAGGATCAATTTAGCTtcactcatttttttcttaataaaagtACCACACGTTTAAGGTGTTATCTCATGGCTTTCACAGATAGGATTTAAACTCTCATTTGGTTTATCGTAATATATGATTTGATGttgaatttttcttttacttagttgcaagacaaaaacaaacctgcCCCACGTCAACATCTGGTACAACTTATTCATTCAGACTCTCAGACTAAATCCTGTTTACCTCAGACTTATATGACTGGAggatggaaaagaaagaggtgaagaaagacagaaacaaggtCTTGTGTCTCATTGCCACATGATATCGGGCTAATGGAGGTGAAATGACGTATGTTCAAGGAGCATAGCggcaaaagaaacacacaaacactttagtttAGAcgacattaaaatgtgttgcttttttcACGTTGTTTTACTACAGTGATTTTTAACCACAGATTTGAACGTTATACTTGATCTGTTCAATACttagtttaattaattatttaaattaggAACAGAACATATAATGAACATTATAAATTTTAGCCGAGGCTAATTTCACCTGTTGTCGCTATGGCAGGTTGttgttcataaaaaaatgacacacacgacaaaaaaacacatcgaagaaaatgtagaaaataccCTGGTACGAACTAAATATGGATTTTAGTGAGATAAACAAATacaagggaaataaaaaagtgactCCAATGAATCAATTCAGGAGAAATATTCAAGACCCAGATTGTACATAACCTGCTATTGCGCGTAGCATCATTCCACATTAGTAGAAAATATGTATAACCTGAACGTAGCTAAACTCATTGCATTAAACCATATTTCATCTCAAGTAGCCATTGGTTTGTAGTAGTGATGTTcaataccaccgatttcctttccgatctgaGACTGAGTAAATTTCAGACTGGtatttaaaggtaaaataataacaccattaaaataatttattgtttaactgttaagaacaactataaaacaaaaacttgcgtcttaattctgacactgttctctcctcttctgttgaCCTCGTcacctcatattctgtgttggggtttaacctgaggtgttaaACGTAATTGTTACTTTCCAtcgtgttcctacatcacctcgaatgactcaagtatcaaaagtatcaatattttgatttgagaacgGATCTTAGAGCATAAAGGCCTGGTATCgtaagtatcgatatttcagtatcgatacACATGTCGCTGGTTTGtgattaaattaatataaaaaaaaattgccaaaCAATAATCAAGACAAATGATAAACTTATTGTACAGACACAAAAAATGCTGCCTAATCCACACattcactgatcagccacaacattaaaaccacccacCTGATCCTGGCATTTCTGTGGTTGTCACTTTCACATTTACCTCAACGTTGCTGCAGACCAAACacatctccatgacaacagcGAGGTGGTGTTCCCCGTCTCCTGGTGAATATGTTCCCCACCACCCAAAGCCGATTGCACACACAAGGCCGGCCCATagaatgtaaaagaaaacaggagtCGTTGGACCAGTAAACAGTTCTGATGTGtagcaactcataatgtaataacagagTCGAACTCTCACTGAGAACTGGTCCAACTTGCAGCTGGCTAGGGACTGATtgccttctccaaatccacaaagcACATGTGGACCGGTTGGACgaaccctccagcaccctagcgAGGTTAAAGAGctcctcgatctgaggttcaaAGGTTATGAAGCCATTCCTTCCACCACCCGACAATAGCCCCAGTTAATGTCAGCAGCTCCTGAGTTGTTGCCTACGGCCCCTGAGGCGCCGGATGGTTTGCCAGAATCATTCAGAGCCGACTGATAGTCTTACTCCACAGCCTCAACCAACTTCTCCCAGTTTTTGCCTCGGCGGCTGCCCTGGCTGCCAGCCGCTTAGCTATCCGGTACCTGTCAGCTGCTTCTGGAGACCCACAAACCAACCATGAAAAAACATGTCCTCCATCGAGTTTATTGCCTCAACCAGCACCAGCGACTTCGCAGCTGCAACTTGCAACGGCTTGACAAGGCCAGACGGGCTGCTGTCATATATTTAACGTAAGCAGTaggaaaaaaatgctaaaaagtctttttttaattggcATTAAGGCAACAACTGGAAGGTTTTCTTCAGAAGAGTGTTCACTTATTATTGTGTCCTATACTTATTGTAGCAATagttaacaaagaaaatgttcctTTAAGCTAAATGAACTGCAGTCCTCCTTGTTCCCTAATTTACCCTCTTCTCCTGCCGACTTTTGAGTTGGTCACTGTCGCGTCACCTATATACAAATCATAGTCAAACACAGACCTCTTCCCCTGGTGCTTATTCCTTGTCAGTGTGTGCAGCTTTGACCAATTAGGCTTCTCTTCCTTGTTACGTATATGTATTTGCATCTAAGTTTTGCAAGAATAGTGACAGACAGACGAGGGTGAAAACATTTCCTTCCACACCTGCAGAAACGCCAGAGGTAAAAATTATGATAATGCAACACTTTTATCACAATATGAGCAACACCAGTAAGGCGGataatgtaataagttattacattatgtgcaAAGTCATAAAGTACATTGTGAgcaattattacattatgagttgcATTATTATAGGCGTTTTCAGCAGTGGGCAGGAGTCACACCTGACTGGTCTCTGGCTACACAAcctcagtggaaaaaaacaatgatcaACTGTGTGTTGTGACTGTGAGGTACAGTAGCTGGTCTGTTGGATCGGAGCACACTGTGAATAATTACAAACTATTACAACGATTAATAGGAAGGCAACATCCTCACATCTGAAAATCATTTGACTTTCAAAACAGACGCACGTTCTTCCTCTGTTAGCTGTATTTGTACATACAATCGTGTTCTGTCTTTATCACTATTTACTGACTGTAcgcaaaaaatttaaattttccccAAGAACTTCAAAATGTCACCTGAGTGAACAAGCTGGACTGAACTCATTATTTGTGATAGACTACTTATTTTTGGATGTCACTTTCAAATAGtaattgtatttttgtctgcagtgatacacacacacaattgttAGAGTAGAGCGTCAGAGGTTGAGAGGAGGGCTGGCTTTCAGGTTTTCAGTCAGCGTAAAGTGAAATGTTTCTAATTCCAGAGGAAAACAGGTTGAACCAGCTGTGATGTCACCGCTGCCACCAACATGGTACGTCGTGCTTCCTCTGTCGGCCGCTCTTCCTGCTTTGTCCGAGGTAAGACGACTGATCTCACACATGAAGCTGTTTAATTAGGCAGATAAGGACCTGGGCTACTCTACTTTGCGGACGGTGTTTGTAGCGTGTGTGAGGCGGCGGCAGGTGTGCTGTGCTTTGCTTGTTGGGGATCGGAGCGAACGCTGGAATGTGTCGTGTTTACATAAGAGCAGAGTCCCATGTGAGGTAGAGTTTCACGGCTGCGTTCAACAGGTACGTTTAATGACTGATACAGCTGGTTTTGGGTGTCGCGTTGGCACAAAAACACGACTAAATGACATtggtgatgtcacagctagttGTGTGTTCGGAGTTGCCAACTTTAATGACACAGCATTATTTCTACACTCACAGTAAAAGTGAGTGGAACCTGTTTAAAAAGACTGTTTTTGAACCGATCTTATCTCAAAATCTCTTCTATTTTTCTTAAAGTTTAAAAActcaatgttttttattgtgtgttgaAGTTGGGGTGGTGGTGTACGTTTTTATGTGACTTTGTATAAATGTCGTATTGAAGGAACAGATTTGGAACAGATTTGTACCTATTGTACAAAATGTATTGTACAGCTTCAGTGCATGTGTGGTCTTCACATTGTGGCTTCAAACTCGGCAGCATTGGGGCGAAAGTCGAATACGCAGTGATATCAAACGCTCCTTTGTTTTGCTTAGCGGGTTAGGGTGATAACTAACTGTTTCCTGAACTGACTCAAAATACACACCGTCTGGGATAGATTAAAAACTGTATAACACGCTGGGTAAGATAACAGTCCCAGCACAGTGTTCACTTGCACTGCAGACTTCCATCTACCATTCAGCAGACGAAATAAGTGAATTGTAATAAATCACTGCACCatgctgttttttaatttttttatgacGTATATTGAAAGATGGCGTAGTCTCAAAATGACGCTTTCACTCACCCTCGTTTTTTTGTCCCCCCACAGTCAGATGTATATACATGGTGGGAGCCTCAGTAGAGACTTTTACAGGAGAATAGCAGCCGTTTACACTGCAGCCAGATTAACATAGATAAGTACACGTGGTTGAGAAACTCCCAGTCCACTCTGGCCGCTCCTTCTTGTAGTTTCAGAAATGCTCCAGGGATGAAACTacagtgtcttgttttgttgatgtGTCGCTTTATTCAGTCATTTGGTGGCACTTTGTCTATTTTTCCTTagatgtatatttttgtgttagtTATTACTAATATGCTTAACTTTAATGGCGGTGGATTACGTGCTCCAAAGGTCTCATTGTTATAACCATCCAAAACAGGGCTTGATGTTTGAGCGTGAAGTTGGCCTCAGATCAGAGGACTGACACTGAGTCATAAGTTACAGCCTTCAGGGTAGAAGAAACTGCTGACGTAAATCCGCATGAGCTCATTCTATCTAAGCTCCAGCGGACACATTTTTGACATAGCTGGCAAATTTACAGGCGAAGACGGCCTGTTTTCATCGCAGCAGATATCCGGACTCGTCCTAGGATCGCGTCAACCTATAATTTAGAAGAGAAATCAACACAAAAAGACGTTATATATTTAACCCTGCTCTGGTTTTGGCCTTTATCTACATCTCTGCTGCCTCCTTTATGTCGGTAGCGTCCGGTTTGACTGGATGTTCTTCTGATGGAGCCCCCTACGTACGAGGAGGCCAGTCGCCACCCTCCTAACGCAGAGGGATTTAGCTTCACCCCTCCCCCTGCCTACGACACCTCCTTCTCCTTACCCTCAACACCTCCTCCCACCTATGGAGAAGCaggtgagatttaaaaaaacaaacaaaaaaaacttctggtttcttttcctccatttttatGAGTTGGCAAAATGTGAAGAATTATCAAATAAGTCGACCACAGCGCAGCCGTCACTAGTTTGTGTTATGTTGTcaatttgtttgtgtcattagAGAATATCACAAGAATATCACAGGAACTTCTGTCTTTGGAAAAGAAGTAATGCTTAAAATTAGAAGTACATAAAATCCAGAGCACAGCAATttgcagtacataaaaaaaagctgcagcttataaacactgatcagccacaacattaaaaccgccaACAGGAGAAGTTGtgtaacactgaccatcttgtgacgatacagtgttctgctggttattcatgtcaatgttactcagacatgtaccacccacctagaccagaccagaccagaccagacacctccaccccatgtccagca
The nucleotide sequence above comes from Mugil cephalus isolate CIBA_MC_2020 chromosome 2, CIBA_Mcephalus_1.1, whole genome shotgun sequence. Encoded proteins:
- the pdia2 gene encoding protein disulfide-isomerase A2; this encodes MRTHKLLSITLLGLLLWASCTQASDPDDKDTESQEETSKEEKTEETKEPPKKEKTTEIEEEKDVMILHIYNFERALSENQYLLVEFYAPWCGHCRQLAPLYAEAAGKLKEEKAVGRLAKVDATEEKELAEEFEVGGYPTLKLFIKGDRKNPIEYTGKRSVDGIIQWMQRRAGPGAPVLDSVDSAAQFIDAHNITVVGFFKSVESEAAKVLKEAYFDMTDTELAVTETPEVFQKYEVKADTVVLFKKFDDGRAEFVLSEDGKLDKTNLTNFIKKNSLELIIPFSQESADKIFTSDVRLHSLLFINSTVKSQTSLVDEARVVAKDFKGKMLFIVIDVTAALTHVLKYFGVSEDDAPTARIINMDSGKKFNIVSKDLTVDSLRQLCQEVVDGTAKPYYRSEDVPEDWDKNPVKILVGKNFESVALDQKKNVFVEFYAPWCGHCKELAPVWDQLGEKYADHDDIIIAKMDATANEAESVEVDGFPTIKYFPAGGKEPITYTGKRDLETFIKFLDNGGVLPKESEEEDDDDDDDDDEDGDGDDANDDSKEADESAEVPSNETSKDEL